The proteins below come from a single Acidobacteriota bacterium genomic window:
- a CDS encoding class II aldolase/adducin family protein — translation MTPREEQLRADICEVGRRVYARGYVASNDGNISVRLDDRHLLATPKSVSKGFMTPDMMVVTDMQGNKVAGHRDASTELKMHLAVYEMRPDINAVVHAHPPLSTGFAVAGIPLNKSSLAEIIFSLGSVPIAEYATPSTQELPDAVKKFITAHDGLLLANHGALTAGQDLMNAYFKMETMEHFAQITLVARQLGGENLISREEVDRLQGLRDFYGIKSPAPICTDPAAVDQAGVTCQFVEAPASDGPRIVPALASPAGGGTAGEIRLTYRELAALIADAVRQVTRED, via the coding sequence GTGACGCCCCGCGAAGAACAGCTCCGTGCCGACATCTGTGAAGTGGGCCGGCGTGTGTACGCGCGTGGATACGTGGCATCCAACGACGGCAACATCAGCGTCCGCCTCGACGATCGTCACCTCCTCGCCACGCCCAAGAGCGTGTCGAAGGGGTTCATGACGCCGGACATGATGGTGGTCACCGACATGCAGGGCAACAAGGTGGCCGGCCATCGCGATGCGTCGACGGAGTTGAAGATGCACCTGGCCGTCTACGAGATGCGGCCCGACATCAACGCCGTCGTCCATGCGCACCCGCCGCTCTCCACAGGCTTTGCCGTGGCAGGCATCCCGCTCAACAAGTCGTCGCTCGCCGAGATCATCTTCTCGCTCGGGAGCGTGCCCATCGCCGAGTACGCCACGCCGTCAACGCAGGAACTGCCGGACGCGGTGAAGAAGTTCATCACGGCGCACGACGGCCTGCTGCTGGCCAACCACGGCGCGCTCACGGCGGGGCAGGACCTGATGAACGCGTACTTCAAGATGGAGACGATGGAGCATTTCGCGCAGATCACGCTGGTGGCACGCCAGCTTGGTGGCGAGAACCTCATCTCCCGCGAGGAAGTGGACCGCCTGCAGGGCCTGCGCGACTTCTACGGCATCAAGTCGCCCGCGCCGATCTGCACCGATCCCGCGGCGGTCGACCAGGCGGGCGTCACGTGCCAGTTCGTCGAGGCACCAGCCTCGGACGGGCCGCGGATCGTGCCGGCGCTCGCCTCTCCGGCAGGGGGCGGCACGGCCGGGGAAATTCGGCTAACATACCGCGAGCTTGCGGCCCTCATTGCCGATGCGGTACGCCAGGTGACGCGGGAGGACTGA
- the eutM gene encoding ethanolamine utilization microcompartment protein EutM: protein MGEALGMIETKGLVAMIEAADAMVKAAKVSLVGWEKIGAGYVTAIVRGDVAAVKAATDAGAAAARRVGELVSVHVIPRPHSNLEDVLPIGKASGK, encoded by the coding sequence ATGGGTGAAGCACTCGGAATGATCGAAACCAAGGGCCTCGTTGCGATGATCGAGGCCGCCGACGCGATGGTGAAGGCCGCCAAGGTCAGCCTCGTCGGCTGGGAGAAGATTGGCGCGGGCTACGTCACCGCCATCGTGCGGGGCGACGTTGCGGCAGTGAAGGCCGCCACCGACGCCGGTGCTGCCGCGGCCCGCCGCGTGGGGGAGCTCGTGTCGGTCCACGTGATCCCGCGTCCGCACAGCAATCTCGAGGACGTCCTGCCGATCGGCAAGGCCTCCGGGAAATGA
- a CDS encoding EutN/CcmL family microcompartment protein: MILGRVVGTVVATRKDERLLSTKLLVVRPVSPDGQFEGGALVAVDTVDAGAGETVLVVSGSSARMADGLGQAPVDAAIVGIVDSVTMA, encoded by the coding sequence ATGATCCTCGGCAGGGTCGTCGGCACCGTCGTGGCGACCCGCAAGGATGAACGGCTGCTGAGCACCAAGCTGCTCGTCGTCAGGCCGGTCTCGCCCGACGGCCAGTTCGAAGGCGGCGCGCTCGTGGCCGTCGACACGGTCGACGCCGGTGCCGGCGAGACCGTGCTCGTCGTCTCGGGCAGTTCGGCGCGCATGGCCGACGGCCTTGGCCAGGCGCCCGTCGACGCCGCCATCGTGGGTATCGTCGACAGCGTCACGATGGCCTGA
- a CDS encoding EutN/CcmL family microcompartment protein has product MHLARVVGTVVSTQKDARLAGVTLLMIQPLARDGQDSGRALVATDAAGAGVGERVFFVRGREAAFPFHPVEVPTDASIVGIVDDVDVVP; this is encoded by the coding sequence ATGCACCTGGCCCGCGTCGTCGGCACCGTTGTCTCTACGCAGAAGGACGCCCGTCTCGCCGGTGTCACGCTGCTGATGATCCAGCCGCTGGCCAGAGACGGACAGGACTCCGGGCGTGCGCTCGTCGCCACTGACGCCGCAGGCGCGGGCGTAGGCGAACGTGTCTTCTTCGTGCGCGGCCGCGAGGCCGCCTTTCCCTTCCATCCCGTCGAGGTCCCGACAGACGCCAGCATCGTCGGCATCGTCGACGATGTGGACGTGGTGCCCTGA
- a CDS encoding EutN/CcmL family microcompartment protein, producing the protein MQIGTVVGTVVSTQKHPKLHGAKLLLVQPELPDGSARGNAVLAIDSVGAGTGERVLLVIEGKAAGDALGRRGAPVDAAIVGIIDAIGTEEST; encoded by the coding sequence GTGCAGATCGGTACGGTGGTGGGCACCGTCGTCTCCACGCAGAAGCACCCCAAGCTGCACGGGGCGAAGCTGCTGCTCGTGCAGCCCGAGTTGCCTGACGGCAGCGCGCGCGGCAACGCCGTCCTCGCCATCGACAGCGTTGGCGCGGGAACGGGCGAGCGCGTGCTGTTGGTGATCGAAGGCAAGGCCGCCGGCGACGCACTCGGACGCAGGGGCGCGCCCGTCGACGCCGCGATCGTCGGCATCATCGACGCGATCGGGACAGAGGAGTCGACGTAA
- a CDS encoding D-glycerate dehydrogenase, with translation MSTALRPRVFVSRRLFPDTLDTIARHADVDVFEGSGSPSPEELVARTQGCVGLVAQGTDRIDAAFLDRVPSLRAVCNVAVGYNNIDVAAAHERQVVVTNTPDVLDEACAALTWGLILGVTRRLGEGERLLRAGAWKGFQLELLLGMDLVGKTLGIVGMGRIGRSVAAKAAAFGMRTVYVRSPRRPDEVIAGPDGVPYEGLSLDQLLSKSDVVTLHVPLSPETRHLINRQSIRLMKPTAYLVNMARGPVVEEAAVVAALENGWIAGAALDVYELEPAVHPGLLRFENAFLIPHLGSATRETRTAMCNLAARNLIEVIEGRPPVTPVPGSYIP, from the coding sequence ATGTCCACCGCTTTGCGTCCTCGCGTCTTCGTCTCGCGCCGGCTCTTCCCGGACACGCTCGACACCATCGCGAGACACGCCGATGTGGACGTGTTCGAAGGCAGTGGCAGTCCGTCGCCTGAGGAACTGGTGGCGCGCACGCAGGGCTGCGTGGGGCTCGTGGCGCAGGGCACCGACAGAATCGATGCGGCATTCCTCGATCGGGTGCCGAGCCTGCGCGCGGTGTGCAACGTGGCCGTGGGCTACAACAACATCGACGTCGCCGCCGCGCACGAACGTCAGGTGGTGGTGACCAATACGCCGGACGTGCTGGACGAGGCGTGCGCCGCGCTCACATGGGGTCTCATCCTCGGCGTGACGCGCCGTCTCGGAGAAGGGGAGCGCCTGCTGCGCGCGGGAGCGTGGAAGGGATTCCAGCTCGAGCTCCTGCTCGGGATGGATCTGGTCGGCAAGACGCTGGGCATCGTGGGCATGGGGCGCATCGGCAGGTCGGTGGCGGCCAAGGCGGCGGCGTTCGGCATGCGCACCGTGTACGTGCGTTCGCCGCGGCGCCCGGACGAGGTGATCGCGGGGCCGGACGGCGTGCCGTACGAAGGCCTGTCGCTCGACCAACTGCTGTCGAAGTCCGATGTCGTCACGCTGCACGTGCCGCTCTCGCCGGAGACGCGTCACCTGATCAACAGGCAGAGCATCAGACTGATGAAGCCGACGGCGTACCTGGTCAACATGGCGCGCGGTCCCGTCGTCGAGGAGGCCGCCGTGGTGGCGGCACTCGAGAACGGCTGGATTGCCGGAGCTGCGCTCGACGTGTACGAACTGGAACCGGCGGTCCATCCGGGGCTGCTGCGCTTCGAGAACGCGTTCCTCATCCCGCACCTCGGCAGCGCCACGCGCGAGACGCGCACGGCGATGTGCAACCTCGCCGCGCGCAACCTGATCGAGGTGATCGAGGGCCGTCCGCCGGTCACCCCTGTGCCTGGCAGCTACATCCCGTGA
- a CDS encoding endonuclease III, whose protein sequence is MSRARPASVARPALPISPTLKRLGAAIREMELPAIEKIAEEHEADPFRVLVSTMLSAQTRDPVTHAASLRLFAVAPDPASLARLTTGRIEKLIYPVSFYRNKAVHVKETAAILVCDHGGRVPTTMEALLTLPGVGRKTANLTLIVACRSQDNICVDTHVHRIANRFGWVRTRTPEQTEHALYEVVARRWWASINLYLVTWGQHVCKPVYPQCRRCILDSTCPKIGVAS, encoded by the coding sequence ATGTCCCGCGCGCGTCCTGCCTCCGTCGCTCGTCCCGCGCTCCCGATATCGCCCACGCTGAAGCGTCTCGGTGCGGCGATCCGGGAGATGGAGCTGCCGGCGATCGAGAAGATCGCCGAGGAGCACGAGGCCGATCCGTTCCGCGTGCTCGTCTCGACGATGCTGTCGGCGCAGACGCGAGATCCGGTGACGCACGCGGCGTCGCTGCGGCTGTTCGCCGTGGCACCGGATCCCGCGTCGCTGGCTCGCCTCACCACGGGCAGGATCGAGAAGTTGATCTATCCGGTCAGCTTCTACAGGAACAAGGCCGTTCACGTGAAGGAGACGGCCGCGATACTCGTGTGCGATCACGGCGGTCGCGTGCCCACGACGATGGAGGCGTTGCTGACGCTGCCCGGCGTGGGACGCAAGACCGCGAACCTCACGCTCATCGTCGCGTGCCGAAGCCAGGACAACATCTGCGTCGACACGCACGTCCATCGCATCGCGAACCGCTTCGGCTGGGTCCGCACCCGCACGCCCGAGCAGACCGAGCACGCCCTCTACGAGGTCGTCGCCCGGCGCTGGTGGGCGTCGATCAACCTGTACCTCGTGACGTGGGGCCAGCACGTCTGCAAGCCGGTGTATCCACAGTGCCGCCGCTGCATCCTGGACAGCACATGCCCGAAGATCGGCGTCGCGTCCTGA
- a CDS encoding class I SAM-dependent methyltransferase encodes MDLQVTFGQIDIYLFDQLLRGRIRPGMRVLDAGCGSGRNLVYLLREGFDVSAVDEDPRAITSVRDMAATLAPALPPDQIRTDAVEHMSFPDAWFDVVISNAVLHFARDDAHFEAMVREMWRVLKPGGLLFARLVSNIGMADALEHVAGRHFVLPDGTTRYVVDEAQLMALTDSLRGELLDPLKTTIVQRQRCMTTWVVGK; translated from the coding sequence ATGGATCTGCAAGTCACGTTCGGCCAGATTGACATCTACCTCTTCGACCAGTTGCTGCGCGGGCGCATTCGTCCGGGCATGCGTGTGCTCGACGCGGGATGCGGCAGCGGGCGTAATCTCGTCTACCTGCTGCGCGAAGGCTTCGATGTCTCCGCGGTGGACGAGGATCCGCGAGCGATCACGTCGGTGCGGGACATGGCGGCGACGCTCGCGCCCGCGCTGCCGCCGGATCAGATCCGCACCGATGCCGTCGAGCACATGTCGTTTCCCGACGCGTGGTTCGACGTGGTCATCAGCAACGCCGTCCTGCACTTCGCGCGAGACGATGCGCACTTCGAAGCGATGGTGCGCGAGATGTGGCGGGTGCTGAAGCCAGGCGGCCTGCTCTTTGCCAGGCTCGTCTCGAACATCGGGATGGCCGACGCGCTCGAGCACGTGGCCGGCCGGCATTTCGTGCTCCCCGACGGCACCACGCGCTACGTCGTCGACGAGGCGCAGCTTATGGCGCTCACGGACTCCCTCCGTGGCGAGCTGCTCGATCCCCTGAAAACCACCATCGTCCAGCGCCAGCGCTGCATGACCACCTGGGTCGTCGGGAAGTAG
- a CDS encoding amino acid permease yields the protein MSQLFTVKPLHQLTSDADPHGGPRLARSLGPVQLISLGIGAIIGAGIFSTVGSAAAGGAHHLGAGPALVISFILTAVACGFAALCYAEFASMVPVAGSAYTYSYATLGELVAWIIGWDLIIEYAIGNVAVAISWSGYFQELLRGFGVTWPVWLGVDYRTAYHALAQVQAAGGATADLAPSVIRHADAVLNAPHIGGVPLLFNLPAFLAVMGITVVLVRGIRESVGFNTAMVLLKLVIIAFFLGVGVFYVKPENWTPFAPNGFAGISSAAAIIFFAYIGFDAVSTAAEETKDPQRNMPIGMIGSLVICTVIYMAVAIVLTGLTPWTQLGTAEPLATAFSTLGMHWAAGIISLGAVFATTSVLVVFQMGQPRIFFSMARDGLLPQWAAKVHPKYKTPHVTTILTGVFVGLLAGLANIDEIVELTNIGTLFAFVLVAVGILVLRHTNPDAPRPFRTPFVPAVPILAIVCCSYLMLQLPWQTWERFFIWLAIGLVVYFAYGYHHSKLRATT from the coding sequence GTGTCTCAGCTCTTCACGGTCAAGCCGCTGCACCAGCTCACGAGCGACGCGGATCCTCACGGAGGTCCGCGGCTGGCGCGGTCGCTCGGCCCGGTCCAGCTGATTTCGCTCGGGATCGGCGCCATCATCGGCGCCGGCATCTTCTCCACGGTCGGCAGCGCGGCGGCGGGCGGTGCGCATCACCTCGGGGCCGGGCCCGCGCTGGTGATTTCGTTCATCCTCACGGCCGTCGCGTGCGGATTCGCGGCGCTCTGCTATGCCGAGTTCGCCTCGATGGTGCCGGTCGCCGGATCCGCGTACACCTACTCGTACGCGACGCTCGGTGAGCTCGTCGCGTGGATCATCGGGTGGGACCTGATCATCGAGTACGCGATCGGCAACGTCGCGGTCGCCATCTCGTGGTCCGGCTACTTCCAGGAACTGCTGCGCGGGTTCGGCGTCACGTGGCCCGTGTGGCTCGGCGTGGACTACCGCACGGCATATCACGCGCTCGCGCAGGTGCAGGCGGCGGGCGGCGCCACGGCCGACCTCGCGCCGAGCGTGATCCGCCACGCCGACGCCGTGCTCAACGCGCCGCACATTGGCGGCGTGCCGCTGCTCTTCAATCTCCCGGCCTTCCTCGCGGTGATGGGCATCACGGTGGTGCTCGTGCGCGGCATCCGCGAGAGCGTGGGCTTCAACACGGCGATGGTGCTCCTCAAGCTCGTGATCATCGCGTTCTTCCTGGGCGTTGGCGTCTTCTACGTCAAGCCGGAGAACTGGACGCCGTTCGCGCCGAACGGCTTCGCGGGCATCAGCAGCGCGGCGGCGATCATCTTCTTCGCGTACATCGGCTTCGACGCCGTCTCGACGGCCGCCGAGGAAACGAAGGATCCGCAGCGCAACATGCCGATCGGCATGATCGGCAGTCTCGTCATCTGCACGGTGATCTACATGGCCGTGGCGATCGTGCTCACCGGCCTCACGCCATGGACGCAGCTCGGCACCGCCGAACCGCTCGCGACGGCGTTCTCCACGCTCGGCATGCACTGGGCCGCGGGCATCATCTCGCTGGGCGCAGTCTTCGCGACCACGTCGGTACTGGTGGTGTTCCAGATGGGACAGCCGCGCATCTTCTTCTCGATGGCGCGCGACGGCCTGCTCCCTCAGTGGGCCGCGAAGGTCCACCCGAAGTACAAGACGCCTCACGTCACGACCATCCTCACGGGCGTGTTCGTCGGCCTGCTGGCGGGCCTGGCCAACATCGACGAGATCGTCGAGCTGACCAACATCGGGACGCTCTTCGCCTTCGTGCTCGTGGCCGTCGGCATCCTCGTGTTGCGTCACACGAATCCCGATGCCCCGCGCCCCTTCCGTACGCCGTTCGTGCCCGCGGTCCCGATCCTCGCCATCGTCTGCTGCAGCTATCTGATGCTGCAGCTCCCGTGGCAGACATGGGAACGCTTCTTCATCTGGCTCGCCATCGGCCTCGTGGTGTACTTCGCCTACGGCTACCACCACAGCAAACTGCGCGCGACGACGTAG
- a CDS encoding peptidylprolyl isomerase, with translation MIRHALISLLLLAAVWMPAASARLHAQARPAGTGPVIVIETEKGTIVIQTYQDKAPKTVEHIVDLVKKNFYNAQRIHRVVKGQLVQWGDKMSRDMTYREWWGRSPGGSSGTPIGVAEFTKGLRHRAGSVSMAHSGNPASADSQIFICLAPMPNLDGKHVIFGEVTDGLDVARSLVVTDRLKRVTIR, from the coding sequence ATGATTCGCCACGCGCTGATCTCGTTGCTGCTGCTGGCGGCAGTGTGGATGCCTGCCGCGTCCGCCCGGCTGCACGCCCAGGCCAGGCCCGCGGGCACGGGGCCTGTGATCGTCATCGAGACGGAGAAGGGGACCATCGTCATCCAGACGTATCAGGACAAGGCCCCGAAGACCGTCGAGCACATCGTCGATCTGGTGAAGAAGAACTTCTACAACGCGCAGCGGATCCACCGCGTCGTGAAGGGACAGCTCGTGCAGTGGGGCGACAAGATGTCGCGCGACATGACCTACCGTGAGTGGTGGGGCCGGAGTCCAGGCGGCAGCAGCGGGACGCCGATCGGCGTCGCCGAGTTCACCAAGGGCCTGCGCCACAGGGCCGGCAGCGTGTCGATGGCCCATTCTGGCAACCCCGCATCCGCCGACAGCCAGATCTTCATCTGTCTGGCCCCGATGCCGAACCTCGATGGCAAGCACGTCATCTTCGGCGAAGTCACCGACGGCCTCGACGTCGCGCGTTCGCTCGTCGTCACGGACCGCCTGAAGCGCGTCACGATCAGATAG
- a CDS encoding radical SAM protein yields MTTSLTINEIYASIQGESSLAGQPCTFVRLTACDLRCTWCDTVYAFTEGRKQSLDDILDEVRRFGVPLVEVTGGEPLLQKNVIPLMQRLLDEGYTVLLETGGHVSIADVPAGVHRIVDVKCPGSGESARVHWPNLDRLTPRDEVKFVIASREDFDYARDVVTSHDLTRRCAAVHFSPAWGIVEPATLAAWILDGRLPVRLQLQQHKYIWDPATRRV; encoded by the coding sequence ATGACGACCAGCCTCACGATCAACGAAATCTATGCGTCGATCCAGGGGGAGTCGTCGTTGGCCGGGCAGCCGTGTACGTTCGTGCGCCTCACGGCGTGCGATCTGCGTTGCACCTGGTGCGACACGGTGTACGCCTTCACCGAGGGCCGCAAGCAGTCGCTCGACGACATCCTCGACGAGGTCCGCCGGTTCGGCGTACCGCTCGTGGAGGTGACGGGCGGGGAGCCGCTGCTGCAGAAGAACGTGATTCCGCTGATGCAGCGCCTGCTCGACGAAGGCTACACGGTGCTGCTCGAAACGGGCGGCCACGTGTCCATCGCCGATGTCCCCGCCGGCGTCCATCGCATCGTGGACGTGAAGTGTCCCGGCAGCGGGGAGTCTGCGCGCGTACACTGGCCGAATCTCGATCGCCTCACGCCGCGCGACGAGGTCAAGTTCGTGATCGCCAGCCGCGAGGACTTCGACTACGCGCGCGATGTCGTGACGTCGCACGACCTGACGAGGCGCTGCGCGGCCGTGCACTTCTCGCCAGCCTGGGGCATCGTTGAGCCCGCGACGCTCGCGGCATGGATCCTCGACGGGCGTCTGCCGGTGCGCCTGCAGTTGCAGCAGCACAAGTACATCTGGGACCCCGCCACGCGCCGCGTATGA
- the queC gene encoding 7-cyano-7-deazaguanine synthase QueC, with translation MTTPAPPAILLLSGGLDSFTAGAIARDEGFRLFALTVRYGQTHAQEIDAARRAAKALGVEQHVELDLDLRGIARSALTGASAVPLDRDVATADDIPSTYVPARNTIFLSLALAWAESTGASDIVIGVNALDYSGYPDCRPEYIEAFERLGRLATAAGVGGRALRIHAPLQDLSKADIIRRGIALGLDYGLTHSCYAPTPDGRPCGRCDSCQLRARGFAEVGVPDPALATGRHQ, from the coding sequence ATGACGACACCCGCGCCCCCGGCCATCCTCCTCCTGAGCGGAGGCCTCGACTCGTTCACCGCCGGCGCGATCGCGCGCGACGAGGGGTTCCGTCTCTTCGCGCTCACCGTGCGGTACGGACAGACGCACGCGCAGGAGATCGACGCCGCGCGCCGCGCCGCGAAGGCACTCGGCGTGGAACAGCATGTCGAACTCGACCTGGATCTGCGCGGCATCGCGCGATCGGCGCTGACGGGTGCGAGCGCCGTGCCGCTCGACCGCGACGTGGCGACGGCCGACGACATCCCGAGCACGTACGTGCCGGCGCGCAACACGATCTTCCTCTCGCTCGCGCTTGCGTGGGCCGAATCCACCGGCGCTTCCGACATCGTCATCGGCGTCAACGCGCTGGACTACTCGGGATATCCCGACTGCCGTCCCGAGTACATCGAGGCGTTCGAACGTCTCGGTCGCCTGGCCACGGCTGCGGGCGTTGGCGGGCGTGCACTCCGCATCCACGCGCCGCTGCAGGACCTCTCGAAGGCAGACATCATCAGGCGCGGCATCGCGCTCGGGCTCGACTACGGCCTGACGCACTCCTGTTACGCGCCGACGCCGGACGGCCGTCCGTGCGGCCGCTGCGACAGTTGCCAGCTCCGCGCACGCGGCTTCGCGGAAGTCGGTGTTCCCGACCCCGCGCTCGCCACAGGGCGACATCAGTAA
- a CDS encoding alanyl-tRNA editing protein produces MASETSPRLYYDDPALLAFDATVTACAPVGEKWRVQLDRSAFYPSSGGQPHDIGHLHVDGRAIAVTNVEVDEDDFVWHQVAQSLTPGTVVRGDVDGMRRRDFRQQHSGQHILSAAFDSLVDARTESVHLGLEACTLDLHRDVTPDECLRAESLANDVVWDDRQVSIRYADAADLVDEPRLRKATGREGRVRLIDIEGHDLSACGGTHVHRTGEVGIIVVRGTERFRGGTRVTFLCGRRALESHRLLRETLDASARALSVAPHDVPAALVRMRQSLDDVQRRAKGLGEQLVALQATSLESGIDTEGRLVALLPDADAASARVAALQLIAASGRVVALLAGSLPHALVIARSADRTDVDAGAIVRAICAAHGGKGGGRPDLAQAGGVAVTVDALRAFL; encoded by the coding sequence ATGGCTTCCGAGACATCGCCGCGCCTCTACTACGACGATCCCGCCCTGCTCGCATTCGACGCCACCGTCACGGCATGTGCTCCCGTTGGCGAGAAGTGGCGGGTTCAACTGGATCGTTCTGCCTTCTACCCCTCGTCTGGCGGACAGCCTCACGACATCGGACATCTGCACGTCGACGGGCGTGCGATCGCCGTGACGAACGTGGAAGTCGACGAGGACGATTTCGTCTGGCATCAGGTCGCGCAGTCGTTGACGCCGGGGACAGTAGTGCGTGGCGACGTCGACGGCATGCGTCGGCGCGACTTCCGTCAACAGCACTCGGGACAGCACATCCTGTCGGCGGCGTTCGACAGCCTCGTCGATGCGCGAACCGAGAGCGTCCACCTCGGACTCGAGGCGTGTACGCTCGATCTGCATCGCGACGTCACGCCTGACGAGTGCCTGCGCGCGGAATCGCTGGCCAACGACGTCGTGTGGGACGACCGTCAGGTGTCCATCCGATACGCCGACGCGGCCGATCTCGTGGACGAGCCGCGGCTGCGCAAGGCCACTGGACGCGAAGGACGCGTGCGCCTCATCGACATCGAGGGGCACGACCTCTCGGCCTGCGGCGGCACGCACGTCCATCGCACGGGCGAGGTCGGCATCATCGTCGTTCGCGGTACCGAGCGGTTCAGGGGAGGGACCCGCGTGACGTTCCTGTGCGGACGTCGCGCGCTCGAGAGCCATCGGCTCCTGCGCGAGACACTCGATGCGTCGGCGCGCGCGCTGTCGGTGGCGCCGCATGACGTACCGGCGGCTCTTGTTCGCATGCGGCAGTCGCTTGACGACGTGCAACGGCGTGCCAAGGGGCTAGGAGAGCAACTCGTCGCGCTGCAGGCGACGTCTCTGGAGTCCGGGATCGACACGGAGGGACGTCTGGTCGCGCTGCTGCCTGATGCCGACGCGGCAAGCGCGCGGGTGGCGGCGCTGCAGCTCATCGCCGCGTCAGGGCGTGTGGTCGCACTGTTGGCGGGATCGTTGCCGCACGCCCTCGTCATCGCGCGCAGCGCCGATCGTACGGACGTGGACGCCGGCGCCATCGTGCGTGCGATCTGTGCCGCACACGGTGGCAAGGGTGGCGGTCGCCCGGACCTCGCGCAGGCTGGCGGCGTGGCAGTCACTGTCGACGCGTTGCGCGCGTTCCTGTGA
- the dacB gene encoding D-alanyl-D-alanine carboxypeptidase/D-alanyl-D-alanine-endopeptidase gives MTRRRGVHAAVALALCAAAACAPRHVPAPGPGAATTGPATTRPADGLPASTLSAADAALATAFEARFAAADAAALWAVRLERLDTGGPVVLVSRNAERLMIPASNMKIATLAAAAARLGWDYRFRTSLLAAGPVDGHVLRGDLVVVGGADPTIGRGDDPLATFRDWARQLRAKGVRRIEGDLVGDPSRFGEEWLGDSWSWDDLPFGYAAAYSGLIFNENVVRIRVTPGLHADAPVVVAASPGAYGFRLNSTARTNAAGEPATLRVTRALGSPIVDITGSLPVGATPVERTVSVADPPRYFLGALRTVLAEEGVEIRGGTRVEATQQSGDAPLLVHESAPLASVAQRFMKVSQNLYGEVLLRVLAGPAAGASAGASQTLHDTLATLGVSAGSAQGLDGSGLSRRDFLTARTVTTLLEAMAVPPHREPFRATLPVAGRDGTLSTRFAGSPCVDRLLAKTGTLAHVRSLSGYITSATGTEYAFAVLANNYIAPTADIDRIAEDALSLVCAS, from the coding sequence GTGACACGACGTCGCGGAGTACACGCCGCTGTTGCACTCGCCCTGTGTGCCGCAGCGGCCTGCGCGCCGCGTCATGTGCCAGCGCCCGGTCCAGGAGCCGCGACGACCGGGCCGGCCACGACCCGTCCGGCCGACGGCCTGCCTGCCAGCACGCTCTCGGCGGCCGACGCCGCACTGGCGACGGCATTCGAGGCACGCTTCGCTGCAGCCGATGCTGCGGCGCTGTGGGCCGTGCGCCTCGAGCGTCTCGACACCGGTGGTCCTGTCGTGCTCGTCAGCCGCAACGCCGAGCGGCTGATGATCCCTGCGTCCAACATGAAGATCGCGACGCTCGCCGCGGCGGCCGCGCGACTGGGCTGGGACTATCGGTTCAGGACGTCGCTGTTGGCCGCGGGGCCCGTGGACGGACACGTCCTGCGCGGCGATCTCGTGGTGGTCGGCGGTGCGGATCCGACGATCGGCCGCGGTGACGATCCGCTCGCGACGTTCCGCGACTGGGCACGGCAGCTCCGCGCGAAAGGCGTTCGCCGGATCGAAGGGGATCTCGTGGGCGATCCGTCCCGCTTCGGCGAGGAATGGCTCGGCGATTCCTGGAGCTGGGACGATCTGCCCTTCGGCTATGCTGCCGCGTACTCAGGGCTGATCTTCAACGAGAACGTCGTGCGCATCAGAGTGACGCCGGGGTTGCACGCCGATGCGCCGGTCGTCGTCGCTGCGTCGCCAGGCGCTTACGGATTTCGCCTGAACTCCACGGCGCGCACCAACGCTGCCGGGGAACCCGCGACGCTGCGCGTCACGCGCGCACTCGGCAGTCCGATTGTCGACATCACGGGCAGCCTGCCCGTCGGTGCCACACCTGTCGAACGAACGGTGTCTGTTGCCGACCCGCCGCGATACTTCCTCGGGGCGCTCCGGACCGTGCTGGCCGAAGAGGGCGTGGAGATTCGCGGCGGTACGCGCGTGGAAGCGACGCAACAGTCCGGCGATGCGCCACTGCTCGTCCACGAGTCGGCGCCGCTCGCCAGCGTCGCGCAGCGTTTCATGAAGGTGAGTCAGAACCTGTACGGCGAAGTGCTGCTGCGCGTGCTCGCGGGGCCAGCGGCAGGCGCTTCCGCAGGTGCGAGCCAGACGCTGCACGACACGCTCGCCACGCTGGGTGTGTCAGCCGGGAGCGCGCAGGGGCTCGATGGGTCCGGCCTGTCTCGACGCGACTTCCTCACCGCACGCACGGTGACGACGCTGCTCGAAGCGATGGCCGTGCCTCCGCATCGCGAACCGTTCCGCGCGACGCTGCCCGTCGCCGGCCGCGACGGGACGCTCTCGACGCGCTTTGCCGGCAGCCCGTGCGTCGATCGCCTGCTGGCCAAGACCGGCACGCTCGCGCACGTCCGTTCGCTGTCTGGGTACATCACGTCAGCGACAGGTACCGAGTACGCCTTCGCCGTCCTCGCCAACAACTACATCGCCCCGACAGCCGACATCGACCGCATCGCCGAAGACGCGCTCTCTCTCGTGTGCGCCTCCTAG